The Haloplanus sp. CK5-1 genome contains a region encoding:
- a CDS encoding isochorismatase family cysteine hydrolase — protein sequence MPYDPDRTAVVVVDMQNGFCHPDGSLHAPASEAAVDEVSELVDRAHEAGVRVVYTRDVHPPEQFEDAHYYDEFERWGEHVVEGSWEADLVAELDVRPDDHVVEKHTYDAFHDTELDGWLSARGIDDLLICGTLANVCVLHTAGSAGLRDYRPVLVTDAIGYIEEADHEYAVDHADWLFGETTTRDAVEFLPVC from the coding sequence ATGCCATACGATCCCGACAGGACCGCAGTGGTCGTCGTCGACATGCAGAACGGCTTCTGCCATCCGGACGGGAGCCTCCACGCCCCGGCGAGCGAGGCGGCCGTCGACGAGGTGTCCGAACTCGTCGACCGCGCCCACGAGGCGGGCGTGCGCGTGGTCTACACCCGCGACGTCCACCCGCCGGAGCAGTTCGAGGACGCACACTACTACGACGAGTTCGAACGCTGGGGCGAACACGTCGTCGAGGGGTCGTGGGAAGCCGACCTCGTCGCCGAACTCGACGTCCGCCCCGACGACCACGTGGTCGAGAAACACACGTACGACGCCTTCCACGACACCGAACTCGACGGGTGGCTCTCGGCCCGTGGCATCGACGACCTCCTGATCTGCGGGACGCTCGCGAACGTCTGTGTCCTCCACACCGCCGGGAGCGCGGGCCTCCGGGACTACCGACCAGTCCTCGTGACCGACGCCATCGGCTACATCGAGGAGGCCGACCACGAGTACGCCGTCGACCACGCCGACTGGCTGTTCGGCGAGACCACCACCC
- a CDS encoding PGF-CTERM sorting domain-containing protein — translation MPSVLRRLRRPSTSTRTSTAVLTPTTTATPTADTGTRTPTAESSPGFDGGGTVVALLAASLLARRRD, via the coding sequence TTGCCGTCGGTCCTCCGTCGTCTCCGGCGACCCTCGACATCCACGCGCACCTCGACCGCGGTACTCACGCCGACCACGACGGCCACGCCGACGGCGGACACCGGAACGCGGACGCCGACCGCGGAGAGCAGCCCCGGATTCGATGGCGGCGGCACGGTGGTCGCGTTGCTGGCGGCGAGCCTGCTGGCCCGCCGGCGTGATTGA
- a CDS encoding radical SAM protein, whose product MISKGCEQCAKGGKMVLFVYGYCDQRDCFYCPLGENRKNVDTVYANEREVESDEDVLTEAHRMDALGTSITGGEPQEALDRTCHYLSLLKDEFGEDHHTHLYTGITGGRENMRRLSEAGLDEIRFHPPLDLWGDLHGTEWEEILYVAREEGLTPAFEIPGIRAETEFLDFLDEGAADFCNVNEFEMSDGNYRRMQEEGFERKEGHMSAVESPTEEILDVMGDHDKVYFCTSVFKDAAQHRRRLKRMARKIRREFDEVTDDGTLVYGKTWVTEERLQDLGVPAQYYTVKSDHVELAWWLLEEMVDEGDVGEGEIVEQYPTVDGTVVERTPLA is encoded by the coding sequence ATGATCTCGAAGGGCTGTGAACAGTGCGCCAAGGGCGGAAAGATGGTGCTGTTCGTCTATGGCTACTGCGACCAGCGCGACTGCTTCTACTGCCCGCTCGGGGAGAATCGCAAGAACGTCGACACCGTCTACGCCAACGAACGCGAGGTGGAGTCGGACGAAGACGTTCTCACGGAGGCCCACCGGATGGACGCCCTCGGTACGTCGATCACGGGCGGGGAGCCACAGGAGGCGCTGGACCGTACCTGTCACTACCTCTCCCTGCTGAAAGACGAGTTCGGCGAGGACCACCACACCCACCTCTACACCGGTATCACGGGCGGTCGCGAGAACATGCGCCGCCTCTCGGAGGCCGGACTCGACGAGATTCGGTTCCACCCGCCGCTGGACCTGTGGGGCGACCTCCACGGCACCGAGTGGGAGGAGATCCTCTACGTCGCCCGCGAGGAGGGGCTCACCCCCGCGTTCGAGATCCCCGGCATCCGCGCCGAGACGGAGTTCCTCGACTTCTTGGACGAGGGCGCGGCCGACTTCTGTAACGTCAACGAGTTCGAGATGTCCGACGGCAACTACCGCCGGATGCAGGAGGAAGGCTTCGAGCGCAAGGAGGGCCACATGAGTGCCGTCGAGTCGCCGACCGAGGAGATCCTCGACGTGATGGGCGACCACGACAAGGTGTACTTCTGCACCTCGGTGTTCAAGGACGCCGCCCAGCACCGCCGCCGGCTGAAGCGGATGGCCCGGAAGATCCGCCGGGAGTTCGACGAAGTGACCGACGACGGGACGCTCGTCTACGGCAAGACGTGGGTGACCGAAGAGCGGTTGCAGGATCTGGGCGTCCCCGCTCAGTACTACACCGTCAAATCCGACCACGTCGAGCTCGCGTGGTGGCTGTTGGAGGAGATGGTCGACGAGGGCGACGTGGGCGAGGGCGAAATCGTCGAGCAGTATCCGACCGTCGACGGGACCGTGGTCGAGCGGACGCCGTTGGCGTGA
- the ahaH gene encoding ATP synthase archaeal subunit H codes for MPRPEVLERIKTAETEAEEIVEEAEADREERIAEARERADEIRAEAETEAEEMADERLSEAEAEIEARAEEIREEGQAAREELIAQAEERMDEVVEYAISQFEEAVHAQT; via the coding sequence ATGCCGAGACCAGAGGTTCTCGAACGGATCAAGACGGCCGAGACCGAGGCCGAAGAGATCGTCGAGGAAGCCGAGGCCGATCGCGAGGAACGTATCGCCGAGGCGCGCGAACGGGCCGACGAGATCCGCGCCGAGGCCGAGACCGAAGCCGAGGAGATGGCCGACGAACGGCTGAGCGAGGCCGAGGCGGAGATCGAAGCCCGGGCCGAGGAGATTCGGGAGGAGGGGCAGGCGGCCCGGGAAGAACTCATCGCCCAAGCCGAGGAACGAATGGACGAGGTGGTCGAGTACGCCATCTCCCAGTTCGAGGAGGCGGTGCATGCTCAGACCTGA
- a CDS encoding V-type ATP synthase subunit I, translated as MLRPERMSKVSVTGSKGVMDDVVEAIHDCNLLHVTEYDGSWEGFEPGTPTEGADDTSEKLVTVRSIESILDVDGEDAGPTRIVTDDALDEELEEIRQRVNELEDRRDEIRDELGSVEERIAAVEPFATLGIDLDLLSGYDTLDVVVGKGNVDEVERAVADADGIAAVEVFSEDDVVAICARPADGADEDTLSDALVGVDFTALDVPDAEGSPEEYVAELEHREQQLSSKLDTVEDELDEVKLDAAGFLLAAEEKLSIDVQKREAPLSFATTDNAFVAEGWIPAAEYSTLVETITDAVGDHAEVEELERASFDADGSEAVREDVSAPADSEPAAADGGEAVRADGGGGVVMRDDSPPVVQNNPGVVKPFEVLTQAVSRPKYDEFDPTVVLFLTFPAFFGFMIGDLGYGALYTLIGYYLYSSFDSDAFKSMGGVTIFAGLFTMLFGILYGEIFGLHLIATYFWEGVVGLSHAPMEKGLSPSGQSYALTWLVVSILMGIVHLNVGYVFDFIENLEHHDAKHALLESGSWILMLNGLWVWILSRSAVSYKPNFIFTIFDGSGAAPEAGEAISATYALGFNGFPELVGLVGFAAFAVGLVLLAVGEPIEIIEFLNVLVNALSYTRIAAVLLAKAGMAFTVNLLFFGVYVTGSGSDAAYHFGLGHMPEVGSMYHGHEVTEIMFGGLVHSGPAMLVVGLLVLVLGHLLVLALGVTSAGLQAVRLEYVEFFGKFYGGGGKEYEPFGYERTYTTED; from the coding sequence ATGCTCAGACCTGAACGGATGAGCAAGGTTTCGGTGACGGGATCGAAGGGAGTCATGGACGACGTCGTCGAGGCGATCCACGACTGTAACCTGCTCCACGTCACCGAGTACGACGGCTCTTGGGAGGGGTTCGAACCGGGAACCCCGACCGAGGGCGCCGACGACACTTCCGAGAAACTCGTGACCGTTCGCTCCATCGAGAGCATCCTCGATGTGGACGGCGAGGACGCGGGTCCGACCCGCATCGTCACGGACGACGCACTCGACGAGGAACTCGAGGAGATCCGACAGCGCGTCAACGAACTGGAGGATCGACGCGACGAGATCCGCGACGAACTCGGCAGTGTCGAGGAGCGGATCGCGGCCGTCGAACCGTTCGCCACGCTCGGAATCGACCTCGACTTGCTCTCGGGCTACGACACGCTCGACGTGGTCGTCGGCAAGGGGAACGTCGACGAGGTCGAGCGTGCGGTGGCCGACGCCGACGGCATCGCCGCCGTCGAGGTCTTCTCCGAGGACGACGTGGTGGCGATCTGTGCCCGTCCCGCCGACGGCGCCGACGAGGACACCCTCTCCGACGCGCTCGTCGGTGTGGACTTCACGGCGCTCGACGTGCCGGACGCCGAGGGCTCCCCCGAGGAGTACGTCGCGGAACTCGAACACCGGGAACAGCAGCTGTCGTCGAAACTCGACACCGTCGAGGACGAACTCGACGAGGTGAAACTCGATGCCGCGGGATTCCTGCTGGCCGCCGAGGAGAAACTCTCCATCGACGTCCAGAAGCGCGAGGCTCCGCTCTCCTTCGCGACGACGGACAACGCCTTCGTCGCCGAGGGCTGGATCCCGGCCGCGGAGTATTCGACTCTCGTGGAAACCATCACCGACGCGGTCGGTGACCACGCGGAAGTCGAGGAACTCGAGCGGGCGTCGTTCGACGCGGACGGCTCCGAGGCGGTCCGCGAGGACGTCTCCGCTCCGGCCGACTCGGAGCCGGCGGCAGCCGACGGCGGCGAGGCGGTCCGCGCCGACGGCGGCGGTGGCGTCGTGATGCGCGACGACTCCCCGCCGGTCGTCCAGAACAACCCCGGGGTCGTCAAACCCTTCGAGGTACTCACGCAGGCAGTCAGTCGACCGAAGTACGACGAGTTCGACCCGACGGTCGTCCTCTTCCTGACGTTCCCGGCCTTCTTCGGGTTCATGATCGGCGACCTCGGTTACGGGGCGCTCTACACCCTGATCGGCTACTACCTCTACAGCAGTTTCGACAGTGACGCGTTCAAGAGCATGGGCGGTGTCACCATCTTCGCCGGCCTCTTTACGATGCTCTTTGGCATCCTCTACGGCGAGATATTCGGGCTACACCTGATCGCGACGTACTTCTGGGAGGGTGTCGTCGGTCTCTCCCACGCCCCGATGGAGAAGGGACTCTCGCCGTCGGGCCAGTCCTACGCGCTGACGTGGCTCGTCGTGAGCATCCTGATGGGCATCGTCCACCTCAACGTGGGCTACGTCTTCGACTTCATCGAGAACCTCGAACACCACGACGCGAAGCACGCGCTCTTGGAGAGCGGGTCGTGGATCCTCATGCTCAACGGGCTGTGGGTGTGGATCCTCTCGCGGAGCGCCGTGAGCTACAAGCCCAACTTCATATTCACCATCTTCGACGGGTCGGGCGCGGCTCCCGAGGCCGGCGAGGCGATCAGCGCCACCTACGCGCTGGGCTTCAACGGCTTCCCCGAACTCGTCGGGCTGGTCGGGTTCGCCGCGTTCGCCGTCGGTCTCGTCCTGCTCGCAGTCGGCGAACCGATCGAGATCATCGAGTTCCTGAACGTGCTGGTGAACGCGCTGTCGTACACCCGGATCGCCGCGGTGTTGCTCGCGAAGGCGGGGATGGCCTTCACGGTCAACCTCCTCTTTTTCGGCGTGTACGTCACCGGATCGGGCTCGGATGCGGCCTACCACTTCGGCCTCGGCCACATGCCCGAAGTGGGGAGCATGTACCACGGACACGAAGTCACCGAGATCATGTTCGGTGGCCTAGTCCACTCGGGACCGGCGATGCTCGTGGTCGGCTTGCTCGTCCTCGTGCTCGGCCACCTGCTCGTTCTCGCGCTGGGCGTGACGAGCGCCGGCTTGCAGGCGGTGCGTCTCGAGTACGTCGAGTTCTTCGGCAAGTTCTACGGCGGCGGCGGCAAGGAGTACGAACCGTTCGGCTACGAGCGGACGTACACCACCGAGGACTGA
- a CDS encoding F0F1 ATP synthase subunit C encodes MYEIATQLASVALQAEGAAAPAIPASAAAALAVGLAAFGAGYAERGIGAAAVGAVAEDQDLFVQGLIFTVLPETLVILALVVVFLV; translated from the coding sequence ATGTACGAAATTGCAACGCAGTTGGCATCCGTCGCACTGCAGGCAGAAGGGGCAGCCGCACCGGCCATTCCGGCCTCGGCCGCCGCGGCACTGGCCGTCGGTCTGGCGGCCTTCGGCGCGGGCTACGCCGAGCGCGGCATCGGCGCCGCCGCCGTCGGCGCCGTCGCCGAGGATCAGGACCTCTTCGTGCAGGGCCTGATTTTCACCGTCCTGCCGGAGACCCTCGTGATCCTCGCGCTGGTCGTCGTGTTCCTGGTCTGA
- a CDS encoding V-type ATP synthase subunit E: MSLETVAEDIRDEARARAEEIRQEGEDRAAEIVEDAEADAAEILEDREAAVEREIEQRRDQAVSSAKLEAKQARLEARRDALADVREAVESTVVDIDGERRRSLTETLLGAAAEEFDEGESVSVYGRADDEELLEDLLEEYDGFSVAGEYDCLGGVVVESEESRVRVNNTFDSILEAVWEDNLKELSDRLFER; the protein is encoded by the coding sequence ATGAGTTTAGAAACAGTCGCCGAGGACATTCGAGACGAGGCACGCGCGCGTGCGGAGGAAATCCGCCAAGAGGGCGAGGACCGCGCCGCCGAGATCGTCGAGGACGCGGAGGCTGACGCCGCAGAGATCCTCGAGGATCGCGAGGCGGCCGTCGAGCGCGAGATCGAACAGCGCCGCGACCAAGCCGTCTCCAGCGCGAAACTCGAGGCCAAGCAGGCCCGCCTCGAGGCGCGACGCGACGCGCTCGCGGACGTCCGCGAGGCGGTCGAGAGCACCGTCGTCGACATCGACGGCGAGCGCCGTCGGTCGCTGACGGAGACGCTTCTGGGCGCGGCCGCCGAGGAGTTCGACGAGGGCGAATCGGTGTCCGTCTACGGTCGGGCGGACGACGAGGAACTGCTCGAAGATCTGCTCGAGGAGTACGACGGCTTCAGCGTCGCCGGAGAGTACGACTGTCTGGGCGGTGTGGTCGTCGAGAGCGAGGAGTCACGCGTTCGCGTGAACAACACCTTCGACTCGATCCTCGAGGCGGTCTGGGAGGACAACTTGAAGGAACTGAGCGACCGACTATTCGAGCGATGA
- a CDS encoding V-type ATP synthase subunit C → MSASPGSSNPEYVSARVRSRKAALFSDDDYRKLVRMGPSEIARFMEESEYEREINALGARHSGVDLIEYALNRNLAKHFNDLLSWADGRLYDLIARYLRKFDAWNVKTVLRGIYSDAAREEVETDLIRAGELSERLLGRLLDAGSVEEVVDLLEGTMFGAPLADAFDDYEDSGVLVPLENAVDRSFYEQLLADLVVDEATETYREFLEAEIDFRNARNALRLARSGADIDPSAYYIAGGTLFSATELNALASNLDELVATIRDGPYGDKLSDALDEFERADSLISFERALDAALLEYSDRLGVVHPLSVAPVLSYILAKEREVDNIRAIARGREAGLDEDDIEGELVIL, encoded by the coding sequence ATGAGCGCGAGCCCCGGCAGTTCGAATCCGGAGTACGTCTCGGCACGCGTCCGGTCGCGGAAGGCGGCGCTGTTCAGCGACGACGACTACCGGAAGTTGGTCCGAATGGGCCCCTCCGAGATCGCGCGCTTCATGGAGGAGTCGGAGTACGAACGCGAGATCAACGCGCTCGGGGCGCGCCACTCGGGGGTCGACCTCATCGAGTACGCGCTCAACCGCAACCTCGCGAAGCACTTCAACGACCTGTTGTCGTGGGCCGACGGACGGCTCTACGACCTGATCGCCCGGTATCTCCGGAAGTTCGACGCTTGGAACGTGAAGACGGTGCTGCGTGGGATCTACTCCGACGCGGCCCGCGAGGAGGTAGAGACCGACCTCATCCGGGCCGGCGAACTCTCGGAGCGGCTCCTCGGTCGCCTGCTCGACGCCGGCTCGGTGGAGGAAGTCGTCGATCTGCTCGAGGGGACGATGTTCGGTGCTCCCCTCGCCGACGCCTTCGACGACTACGAGGACAGCGGCGTGTTGGTGCCGCTCGAGAACGCGGTCGACCGCTCCTTCTACGAGCAGCTGCTCGCGGACCTCGTCGTCGACGAGGCGACGGAGACCTACCGCGAGTTCCTCGAGGCAGAGATCGACTTCCGGAACGCGCGCAACGCGCTCCGACTCGCGCGAAGTGGGGCCGACATCGACCCCTCGGCGTACTATATCGCGGGCGGAACGCTGTTTTCCGCCACCGAGTTGAACGCCCTGGCGTCGAACCTCGACGAACTCGTCGCGACGATCCGTGATGGCCCGTACGGTGACAAGCTGTCCGACGCACTCGACGAGTTCGAGCGGGCCGACAGCCTCATCTCGTTCGAGCGGGCGCTCGACGCGGCGCTGTTGGAGTACTCCGACAGGCTCGGCGTCGTCCACCCGCTGTCGGTCGCGCCGGTCCTCTCCTACATCCTCGCCAAGGAGCGCGAGGTCGACAACATCCGCGCCATCGCCCGCGGCCGCGAGGCGGGGCTCGACGAGGACGATATCGAAGGGGAGTTGGTGATCCTATGA
- a CDS encoding V-type ATP synthase subunit F has translation MSQEIAVVGSPEFTTGFRLAGVRTFENVPEDEKDEALDEAVMRTLDDDDVGIVVMHDDDMDYLSREVRDAVEGSIEPVLVTLGGGAGSGGLREQIKRAIGIDLMEED, from the coding sequence ATGAGTCAGGAGATCGCCGTCGTCGGGAGCCCCGAATTCACCACGGGGTTCCGACTCGCTGGCGTCCGGACGTTCGAGAACGTCCCCGAAGACGAGAAGGACGAGGCGCTCGACGAGGCCGTCATGCGGACGCTCGATGACGACGACGTCGGCATCGTCGTGATGCACGACGACGACATGGACTATCTCTCCCGGGAGGTCCGGGACGCCGTCGAGGGGAGCATCGAACCGGTGCTCGTCACCCTCGGGGGCGGGGCCGGTAGCGGCGGCCTGCGCGAGCAGATCAAGCGAGCCATCGGTATCGATCTGATGGAGGAAGACTAA
- a CDS encoding ATP synthase subunit A, which produces MSQADTTVREDGIIDSVSGPVVTAVDLDARMNDVVYVGEEGLMGEVIEIEGDITTVQVYEETSGVAPGEPVENTGEPLTVDLGPGLLDSIYDGVQRPLDVLQDKMNSAFLDRGVDAPGIDLEKEWEFVPEVEEGDAVEPGDVVGTVPETVTIEHKVLVPPNSEGGEVTAVEEGEFTVEETVVELDSGEEIRMRQEWPVREPRPAGDKKTPTEPLLTGQRVQDGLFPIAKGGTAAIPGPFGSGKTVTQQQLAKWSDADIVVYIGCGERGNEMTEVIEDFPELPDPQTGNPLMARTTLIANTSNMPVAARESCVYTGITIAEYYRDMGYDVALMADSTSRWAEAMREISSRLEEMPGEEGYPAYLAARLSQFYERAGYFDNINGTEGSISVVGAVSPPGGDFSEPVTQNTLRIVKCFWALDADLAERRHFPSINWDESYSLYREQLDPWFEENVSDDWPEVRQWAVDVLDEEGELQEIVQLVGKDALPEDQQLTLEIARYIREAWLQQNAFHDVDTYCEPDKTYLILTTIKTFSDEAFDALEAGVPVEEISDVEALPRINRIGVQEEYEAYMDELKDDITEQIRELY; this is translated from the coding sequence ATGAGTCAGGCAGACACGACCGTCCGAGAGGACGGCATCATCGACAGCGTGAGTGGTCCGGTCGTGACCGCCGTCGATCTCGACGCCCGAATGAACGACGTCGTCTACGTCGGCGAGGAAGGACTGATGGGCGAAGTCATCGAGATCGAAGGCGACATCACGACGGTTCAGGTGTACGAAGAGACCTCGGGCGTCGCCCCCGGCGAACCCGTCGAGAACACGGGCGAGCCGTTGACGGTCGACCTGGGGCCGGGGCTTCTGGACTCCATCTACGACGGCGTCCAGCGCCCCCTCGACGTCCTCCAAGACAAGATGAACAGTGCCTTCCTCGACCGTGGGGTCGACGCCCCCGGCATCGACCTCGAGAAGGAGTGGGAGTTCGTCCCCGAGGTCGAAGAGGGCGACGCAGTCGAACCGGGTGACGTCGTCGGGACGGTTCCGGAGACGGTCACCATCGAGCACAAGGTGCTCGTTCCCCCGAACTCAGAGGGCGGCGAAGTGACGGCCGTCGAGGAAGGCGAGTTCACCGTCGAGGAGACGGTCGTCGAACTCGACAGCGGCGAGGAGATCCGGATGCGCCAGGAGTGGCCGGTGCGCGAACCGCGCCCCGCCGGCGACAAGAAGACGCCGACGGAACCGCTCCTGACCGGCCAGCGGGTGCAGGACGGCCTGTTCCCCATCGCCAAGGGCGGCACCGCGGCCATTCCGGGTCCCTTCGGGTCCGGGAAGACCGTCACCCAGCAGCAACTCGCCAAGTGGTCCGACGCGGACATCGTCGTCTACATCGGCTGTGGCGAGCGCGGCAACGAGATGACCGAGGTCATTGAGGACTTCCCCGAACTCCCCGACCCCCAGACGGGGAACCCGCTGATGGCTCGGACGACGCTCATCGCCAACACGTCGAACATGCCCGTCGCGGCGCGCGAATCCTGCGTCTATACGGGCATCACCATCGCGGAGTACTACCGCGACATGGGCTACGACGTGGCGCTGATGGCCGACTCCACCTCGCGGTGGGCCGAGGCCATGCGCGAGATCAGTTCGCGCCTGGAGGAGATGCCCGGCGAGGAGGGCTACCCCGCCTACCTCGCCGCGCGGCTCTCCCAGTTCTACGAGCGCGCGGGCTACTTCGACAACATCAACGGCACCGAAGGCTCGATTTCGGTCGTCGGTGCCGTCTCCCCGCCGGGGGGCGACTTCTCCGAGCCGGTGACCCAGAACACGCTCCGCATCGTGAAGTGCTTCTGGGCGCTCGACGCCGACCTGGCCGAGCGCCGGCACTTCCCCTCGATCAACTGGGACGAGTCGTACTCGCTGTACCGCGAACAACTCGACCCGTGGTTCGAGGAGAACGTCTCCGACGACTGGCCCGAGGTCCGCCAGTGGGCCGTCGACGTCCTCGACGAGGAGGGCGAACTCCAAGAGATCGTTCAGCTCGTCGGCAAGGACGCCCTGCCGGAAGACCAGCAGCTCACCCTCGAAATCGCGCGGTACATCCGCGAGGCGTGGCTCCAGCAGAACGCGTTCCACGACGTCGACACCTACTGCGAACCGGACAAGACCTACCTCATCCTCACGACCATCAAGACGTTCAGCGACGAGGCGTTCGACGCGCTGGAGGCGGGCGTCCCAGTCGAGGAGATCAGCGACGTCGAGGCGCTGCCACGCATCAACCGCATCGGCGTCCAGGAGGAGTACGAGGCGTACATGGACGAACTGAAAGACGACATCACCGAGCAGATCCGGGAGCTGTACTGA
- a CDS encoding ATP synthase subunit B gives MKEYKTITEISGPLVFAEVDQPIGYDEMVEIETQDGQIRRGQVLESEDGLVAIQVFEGTSGIDKNAFVRFEGETLKMDLTEDLLGRVLSGSGEPIDGGPAVEADERRDIVGAAINPYAREYPEEFIQTGVSAIDGMNTLVRGQKLPIFSGSGLPHNELALQIARQASVPEEEEEGEDSEFAVIFGAMGITAEEANEFMDDFERTGALERSVVFMNLADDPAVERTVTPRMALTTAEYLAFDKDYHVLVILTDMTNYCEALREIGAAREEVPGRRGYPGYMYTDLAQLYERAGRIQGRDGSVTQIPILTMPGDDDTHPIPDLTGYITEGQIYVDRDLNSQGIQPPVNVLPSLSRLMDDGIGEGLTREDHADVSDQMYAAYAEGEDLRDLVNIVGREALSERDNKYLDFADAFETEFVDQGFDTNRELDETLDIGWDLLSQLPTEELNRIDEEFIETYYREDAVEEEATAD, from the coding sequence ATGAAAGAGTACAAGACGATCACCGAGATCAGCGGTCCGCTGGTGTTCGCCGAGGTCGATCAGCCGATCGGCTACGACGAGATGGTCGAAATCGAGACCCAGGACGGCCAGATCCGACGCGGGCAGGTCCTCGAGTCCGAAGACGGCCTCGTCGCCATCCAGGTGTTCGAGGGAACCTCGGGCATCGACAAGAACGCGTTCGTCCGGTTCGAGGGCGAGACGCTGAAGATGGACCTGACCGAGGACCTCCTCGGGCGCGTGCTGTCGGGGTCGGGCGAACCCATCGACGGTGGCCCGGCGGTCGAAGCCGACGAGCGACGGGACATCGTCGGCGCGGCGATCAACCCCTACGCCCGGGAGTACCCCGAGGAGTTCATCCAGACCGGCGTCTCCGCCATCGACGGCATGAACACCCTCGTCCGCGGACAGAAGCTCCCGATCTTCTCCGGATCGGGGCTGCCACACAACGAGCTCGCGCTCCAGATCGCGCGACAGGCGAGCGTGCCCGAGGAGGAGGAAGAGGGCGAGGACTCCGAGTTCGCCGTCATCTTCGGCGCGATGGGGATCACCGCGGAGGAGGCCAACGAGTTCATGGACGACTTCGAGCGCACCGGTGCCCTGGAGCGGTCGGTCGTCTTCATGAACCTCGCGGACGACCCCGCCGTCGAGCGGACGGTCACGCCGCGGATGGCGCTGACGACCGCCGAGTACCTCGCGTTCGACAAGGATTACCACGTCTTGGTGATCCTGACGGACATGACCAACTACTGCGAGGCGCTCCGAGAGATCGGCGCGGCCCGCGAGGAGGTGCCGGGACGCCGTGGCTACCCCGGCTACATGTACACCGACCTGGCCCAACTCTACGAGCGCGCCGGTCGGATCCAGGGTCGTGACGGCTCGGTCACGCAGATCCCGATCCTCACGATGCCCGGCGACGACGACACCCACCCGATCCCCGACCTGACGGGATACATCACCGAGGGACAGATCTACGTCGACCGCGACCTCAACAGCCAGGGCATCCAGCCCCCGGTCAACGTGCTCCCTTCGCTCTCGCGGCTGATGGACGACGGCATCGGCGAGGGCCTCACCCGCGAGGACCACGCCGACGTCTCCGACCAGATGTACGCCGCGTACGCGGAGGGTGAGGACCTCCGCGACCTGGTGAACATCGTCGGTCGCGAGGCGCTGTCCGAGCGCGACAACAAGTATCTCGACTTCGCGGACGCCTTCGAGACGGAGTTCGTCGACCAAGGCTTCGACACGAACCGCGAACTCGACGAGACCCTCGACATCGGTTGGGACCTCCTCTCGCAACTCCCCACGGAGGAACTCAACCGGATCGACGAGGAGTTCATCGAGACGTACTACCGCGAGGACGCGGTCGAAGAGGAGGCGACGGCGGACTGA